Proteins encoded in a region of the Populus alba chromosome 13, ASM523922v2, whole genome shotgun sequence genome:
- the LOC118036471 gene encoding uncharacterized protein, whose protein sequence is MQTLLLFFDICIAFSLVFVEGVQSVQYDELSTLLLIKSSLIDPSNKLTGWKTPGNAAGNRSPHCYWTGVRCNSEGFVERLDLSNMNLSGNVSYHIQELHSLSLLNISCNGFDSSLPKSLGTLTSLKTIDVSQNNFIGSFPTGLGMASGLTSVNASSNNFSGYLPEDLGNATSLESIDFRGSFFVGSIPSSFKYLQKLKFLGLSGNNLTGRIPREIGQLASLETIILGYNEFEGEIPAEIGNLTSLQYLDLAVGRLSGPIPAELGRLKQLATVYLYKNNFTGKIPPELGNATSLVFLDLSDNQISGEIPVEVAELKNLQLLNLMSNQLKGTVPTKLGELTKLEVLELWNNFLTGPLPENLGQNSPLQWLDVSSNSLSGEIPPGLCRSGNLTKVILFNNSFSGPIPTSLSTCKSLVRVRMQNNLISGTIPVGLGSLPILQRLELASNNLTGQIPDDIALSTSLSFIDVSGNHLESSLPYSILSVPNLQIFMASNNNFEGQIPDQFQDYPSLSLLDLSSNHFSGKIPESIASCEKLVNLNLQNNQFTGEIPKAISTMPTLAILDLSNNSLVGRIPANFGTSPALEMVNLSFNKLEGPVPSNGMLTTINPNDLIGNAGLCGGVLPPCSTTSSASKQQENLRIKHVITGFIIGVSIILTLGIAFFTGRWLYKRWYLYNSFFDDWHNKSNKEWPWTLVAFQRISFTSSDILASIKESNIIGMGGTGIVYKAEAHRPHAIVAVKKLWRTETDLENGDDLFREVSLLGRLRHRNIVRLLGYLHNETDVMMVYEYMPNGNLGTALHGKEAGNLLVDWVSRYNIAVGVAQGLNYLHHDCHPPVIHRDIKSNNILLDANLEARIADFGLARMMSHKNETVSMVAGSYGYIAPEYGYTLKVDEKSDIYSFGVVLLELLTGKMPLDPAFEESVDIVEWARRKIRNNRALEEALDRSIAGQYKHVQEEMLLVLRIAILCTAKLPKDRPSMRDVITMLGEAKPRRKSTCHNNVQNPREERPIFSTSPVIGLL, encoded by the exons atgcaaACCCTTTTGCTGTTCTTCGACATTTGCATTgctttctctcttgtttttgttgAGGGAGTTCAAAGTGTACAGTATGATGAATTGTCAACTTTGTTGTTGATCAAATCTAGCCTGATTGATCCGTCAAATAAACTTACGGGTTGGAAAACGCCAGGCAATGCAGCTGGGAATCGGTCTCCCCATTGTTACTGGACTGGAGTACGGTGCAACTCCGAGGGGTTTGTAGAGAGGCTTGACCTTTCCAACATGAATCTCAGCGGCAATGTATCATATCATATTCAGGAGTTGCATAGTCTTTCTTTGCTCAACATCTCTTGTAATGGGTTTGATTCTTCGTTGCCAAAATCACTAGGAACTCTCACCTCATTGAAGACCATTGATGTAAGTCAGAACAACTTCATTGGCAGCTTCCCCACTGGTCTAGGAATGGCCTCTGGATTGACTTCAGTCAATGCATCAAGCAACAACTTCTCAGGCTATCTTCCTGAAGATCTTGGCAATGCAACATCACTCGAAAGCATAGATTTTCGAGGGAGCTTCTTCGTAGGCTCAATTCCTAGTTCTTTCAAGTATCTGCAGAAACTGAAGTTTCTCGGCCTTTCTGGTAATAATCTGACCGGAAGGATTCCAAGAGAGATAGGCCAACTTGCTTCTCTAGAGACCATCATTCTTGGATACAATGAGTTCGAAGGTGAAATCCCAGCAGAGATTGGAAACCTTACCAGTCTTCAGTATCTTGACTTGGCAGTCGGCAGACTCAGTGGCCCGATTCCTGCTGAATTGGGTAGGCTAAAGCAACTTGCAACAGTTTATCTGTACAAGAACAATTTCACAGGAAAGATTCCACCAGAACTTGGTAATGCTACATCCCTTGTATTCCTGGATCTTTCGGATAATCAGATTTCAGGAGAGATCCCAGTGGAGGTAGCAGAGCTGAAGAATCTGCAGCTCTTGAATTTGATGAGCAATCAACTGAAGGGTACAGTTCCTACCAAGCTTGGTGAATTAACCAAATTGGAGGTGCTTGAGCTATGGAATAATTTTCTGACTGGTCCTTTGCCTGAGAATCTAGGACAGAACTCACCCTTGCAATGGTTAGATGTGTCATCAAATTCATTGTCAGGTGAGATTCCACCAGGTTTGTGTCGTTCTGGCAATCTCACTAAAGTCATTCTCTTCAACAATTCCTTCTCTGGCCCAATCCCCACAAGTCTCTCAACCTGCAAGTCATTAGTACGTGTTCGCATGCAAAATAATCTTATTTCTGGGACAATTCCAGTTGGTCTTGGAAGTCTTCCAATACTTCAAAGGCTGGAATTGGCTAGCAACAATCTAACTGGCCAAATACCAGACGACATTGCTTTGTCTACATCACTTTCTTTCATTGATGTCTCTGGAAACCACCTTGAATCATCTCTCCCATATAGCATTCTCTCCGTTCCAAACCTTCAGATATTCATGGCCTCCAACAACAACTTTGAAGGCCAAATCCCAGACCAATTCCAAGATTACCCATCACTTTCACTTCTTGACCTTTCAAGCAACCATTTCTCTGGAAAAATCCCAGAGAGCATTGCTTCATGTGAAAAGCTGGTGAATCTGAACCTGCAAAACAATCAATTTACCGGGGAGATCCCAAAAGCAATCTCAACAATGCCCACATTGGCCATTCTTGACCTGTCCAACAATTCTCTTGTTGGTCGGATCCCAGCGAACTTTGGGACCTCACCAGCCTTGGAAATGGTAAACTTGTCATTCAATAAACTTGAGGGTCCGGTTCCCTCCAATGGAATGCTGACGACCATAAATCCTAATGATCTTATTGGCAATGCTGGTCTTTGTGGCGGCGTACTTCCACCCTGCTCCACTACTTCCTCTGCATCAAAGCAACAAGAGAATCTGCGCATCAAGCATGTCATAACAGGATTCATCATCGGAGTCTCAATCATCTTAACTCTAGGGATCGCATTTTTCACTGGGAGATGGCTTTATAAAAGATGGTATTTGTACAACAGTTTCTTCGATGACTGGCATAACAAGAGCAACAAGGAATGGCCTTGGACATTAGTAGCATTCCAGCGAATAAGTTTCACCAGTAGTGATATACTAGCTTCCATTAAGGAATCCAATATCATCGGCATGGGAGGGACGGGCATTGTTTACAAGGCTGAGGCTCATCGGCCACATGCAATTGTAGCCGTGAAGAAGCTTTGGAGAACAGAAACAGACCTCGAGAATGGCGATGATCTATTCAGAGAAGTGAGTCTCTTAGGGAGGCTTCGGCATCGAAACATTGTGCGGCTATTAGGGTATCTTCATAATGAAACAGATGTAATGATGGTTTATGAGTACATGCCTAATGGAAACCTTGGAACAGCTTTACACGGTAAAGAAGCTGGAAATTTGTTGGTGGACTGGGTCTCACGCTACAACATAGCAGTTGGAGTTGCACAGGGGCTGAACTACCTCCACCATGATTGTCACCCACCAGTCATCCACCGTGATATCAAGTCCAACAACATCCTGCTTGATGCAAACCTAGAGGCAAGGATAGCGGATTTCGGTTTGGCAAGGATGATGAGTCATAAGAATGAGACAGTATCAATGGTGGCTGGATCTTATGGTTATATTGCACCTG AATATGGATATACTCTGAAGGTTGATGAAAAGAGTGATATATATAGTTTCGGGGTTGTGCTTTTGGAGCTTCTGACAGGAAAAATGCCACTAGACCCTGCATTTGAAGAATCTGTTGACATTGTTGAATGGGCTCGAAGAAAGATCAGAAACAATAGAGCATTAGAAGAAGCACTAGACCGCAGCATAGCAGGACAATACAAACATGTGCAGGAAGAGATGCTTCTTGTTCTCCGCATCGCGATTCTCTGCACCGCTAAGCTACCCAAGGACAGACCATCTATGAGGGATGTCATAACAATGCTTGGAGAGGCGAAGCCTCGAAGGAAGAGCACTTGTCATAACAACGTACAAAATCCTAGAGAAGAGAGGCCAATCTTTAGCACCTCACCTGTAATAGGCCTTCTGTAG